A window of Ursus arctos isolate Adak ecotype North America unplaced genomic scaffold, UrsArc2.0 scaffold_16, whole genome shotgun sequence genomic DNA:
tggggccatggttctgaagtggcatgcctgggacctgacaaaccatgtcccccttctcctgatgcagcgggaacttctggcgctcactgaggcagaggtggagggtaagggggatggcaagctgggaaggctaactgggatggggttcatgggctgggtattcctttcaaggccatggggtctgtcctggttttgcaaaggcatccggaaagtcagtgatgtggatgaacctttctctgtctcctgccccagtgccagctccagggctccttccagcggcagagccaggaacagggcctcctatagagctagaggcgaccccagctctgtgtcaactgtcacctgcggtgtcagagccagcctcccctccgtcagctgttccagaactgcaacccgtgctcccatcttctgcatgtgtgccgggtgctgagcggcagtcagctggaccaccctttttgctggaaagtttcactcaggcaacagccacagagcccaccgcggccccagaggcttcctgccaccgctgtgtcaccccaaagaaccagctgggtgaggagaagcccgacctcctggacttccctcccaggctggtggcagagcagctcacgtatatggatgcggtgagcagctgggctctcagggtgggccaggggcaggccttccttctgctctcacctgccccacacctgcctttccctgatgtggactcctatggtctgggaccaaatctcagctccaccacttcccaaccctgtcaacccatcaaggctcttagccccaagctttccctatccagctgcggactgtagcgagagaccatgataagcactgatacggaggtactagggagaagaaatgagccagaatggagagaccaatgggcaggccctggtcccgtgggtggaggagggcagctccctgtgttcagtcaagtccatgggtcacccactcatgtgccttggaggatgagtaccctcagcattgattaggcatctgatgtgtccatgaggacagggcagacggaagaatgtgtggttgcagctcccgtgtgagaatgtgcatctgaaagggggggaaggaccagggggatgaccagttggaggggaggggaagaagcccccttgggttggaccaccttgcagtgccacctggagctgggagttcctgagcatgatcagggtgccaatgccctccttccttcccttgctctgtttgctcctgggtcattgtgtactgggttccctcagggaaaacaatggaatgaaatccacggtctcgaaccaggctcaggccagattctcagctccctgaggtccagctctgacctgtgacccccacgtaggacatgagtcttgcatgggaaatggctgggtgaaccaaggtccgcctgttctctaggagctgttcaagaagctgctgccccatcagtgcctgggctccgtctggtccaagcgcaacaagcctggcaatgagcacctggcacccacagtccgggccactgtcgcccagttcaacggtgtggccaagtgtgtcatcaccacctgccttggcaacccaagcatgacagcccgggacagggccatggtggtggagcactggatcaaggtggccaaggtatgcaacgggaagcccagccgaggtgctctcctgagtctcgggcactgctcttcccttgatcaggtctcagggtggaaggccctggtctttgccctagggactgtgcagtccctaggctctttggtccaggggcatgctgacctcgccttgcatggccccatgctgggatgctccgtttctgcctggctccttccttggagtgaggtaaaatcttcctcctcctctgggcctcacgtgtgcccttcggcaggtccctggacagcggcttcctccagcaggagcactttcccctgagggggactgaagcttgagagccaatcaggtgccggctccccaagtgacagcccattctcttccctccccaggcctgtcaaaccctgaggaactactcgtccttacatgccatcctctcggctctgcagagtgtctccattcaccgcctcgagaacacgtgggggaaggtttccaggtgagtaggcctctctccatggagggaccaggatggacgagggagctcccagaggcttgtcctcttcaccgtcaggcagcttggaccttctgggaggcggcaaaccccgaccacaggacctgggctggtgggtgggtctctcagcctccctggtgaggaggccaccatgcctcccactttagaaatcagttttgccaaatgtcccacacgtggctgagctgcattaaatctcttcacgtgtttccttgacagccactaagctctctgcccatttgaaccccaaattgacccaaacagcgtttctcaatgaatatgggaagggaggcccaggacgagccacatgagagctccctcccatgtcctacaaagaccttagtgctcagaggatcccagaagaaaccctcaaccaggcaggttgacactctggggttctcaaagaaaaggcactcgcactcaaccctgccacattattcgtccattgatcctgcctcccttgcctctcttcaggaagccattgaggatctttcaaaagctgtgcagcaaggacaccgcacagggcaggaacctgctcatcaaggtagcctggaaggtgtaggtctggaaagagaggaggggtgggagggaacagggtcctgagtAGATgtagtcgggaatggtctgaagcattccttggggaggggaagcctttgtcatgaatgtggcgacagcctaggtgaggatgccgttggtggcgagggggcaagcaggtggtgtccaagcagactccctagcctacacaccctctcactctctgtcgacagctggtccaggtgggggcctctacaaacctggagagcccagaggacagacctgtgctcagtgatggggttgggctgggttgagggccacaacaatgatgagagtaataggaccctgagtcctcaggagaccatgggagataggtggagttgtcacgtttcccgatgagaaaacaggctcggggaggccaggctgcaatgTCAAGTtcacacatggagtgaatgttggaatgagattgttctggaatcactcacggcctgcttctggataatggggcctcaggatcagtatgagttaggtcagatgtctaggttctgacgtccaagatggtgggggcaagtggcctgagggtatgatggtctcaaggaacttgtccttggtCCTGCAGGAACGACCgtccaatagatttgccaccctggtgatggccctccggggagcccagaagaggatgcagaagaaggtgaatgtgcctgaggcccagggcctccaaagtcagaggaggaggagggctcctccctgagggctggaagcctcccaaaaaggaaagatcaggaagggggggggcatccttcccactccagctgcggctcctggggccacagcttctacaattcttatttcaaaagaaccaggaggagggtccagaaaggtccatagagaatgggttttgcgggtggaGAGGGACTGGcctagtgctccattccctggcatttttgaaaagcaggccctgaaggtgctgaggagtctgatgttctgggggggaagggaaagggaacccgtggggggaggctgctaagggtcctaggctgctccacgtgagcccatggggtgggctaggaggctggagcgttttcagtggagggtccctgtggacaccagcgagcagggactcatcccaaccctccccctcatgacacagggtgtcgtgcctttccttggcactttcctcaccgagctggtgatgttagataccgccatggaggactatctggaggtgggtgagcctgaggattgtgggggagggaccagaatccggaggtttgggagcagaacgcccctgtactgagccctgagctctcaggactcggcaaacctcccctcatgacagcctcacggctaccctgtgagcctgggggctgttgcccatctcagggatgagcgaggtgaggctgcagttaggccatggctcccggtgccgaagactggtgaagcagcagagcttcctgaaggcaaagctgcatgaggtctgtctgagtggacctcagcctcccccggtgagtttgcccgtggggggagaatgaagtcaggaccctccacgtcagcaagcacctcagtagccgcaacagccccttcctgcctgaggcttcggcctcccctactgtcttccgagagggtggtgctgcagggtcccgacctgtagccagtccatctgccccatgtcctcctttctctggaccccagagcctggcctagatcccaggcccactatctgtgtatgcacggccccctcatgggtcctggccatggtgcagcatgagaagggatgggaatcaagtgctcctaagaaccaggggcctcattctgatggactttgtctgcattccaggggaatgagatcaaccaccagaaaagaaataaggtgagcatatgtggcgcttcctgcagggaagggtagggagtgggcctcagagatgtccctgggaagaacattgcttggctccatgccctccacctcacatttcctgggatcccttgagaagaaagcagtgcaagtcccatcccgttaggagatggggacagagcatggcatccaggagaacttcccggaggaggggctactgatattcacctctgagaacaggtggagaccagatgaatctctaggcaggagggtggccatgtgtgccaggacctgggataggTCCCCGGTCCCGCTCCTCAACCGTCACCAGgtcctgcagctccccccccaccccaggctccctatgcatcctgtgcttctctctctgctcaggaataccaagtcatgacggacatcatgctgctccaggtggctgccgagaattacaccctagagcccgaggatcctttttgggcctggttccaggctatggagccgctcagcgaggctgagaggtgaggcccatcaggagctgggtcggtgaggttcggggtggactctttctgctggccactcctgggatcctccttccctgggcagcctcaggccttgttgccggggcgccagactccagctgtgggcaaacactggcagggactcttgaatggaagctcctgggcaactcacaggtgtccctctgtccttagctacaccctgtcctgccagctggagccccggtcctagctggtcagcagcactcaagaaggagaagaactggccgcagtcaacctcagggctgtgcaagtgtccagtggccctgcagggattcctcagcagctgcatccttgcgcccattttctccacaccccttccccccatctatttccttatgtagggggcaccatttagttgttttaaatagtaccgtgatagatttgcatgttaggagattaaagcccttgttttgttttagagcccatgtgtgtggtttgggtcttttacttcctgcagtaatggaaaacttgcacagactctcgtattcgttcctgacctaggaaatcttccagagtcatcagctactgtatgtgggaggaaggagaagtggcaacccttctccctagccactggagggcaccccaaaatcccccttactcagagcacgggtccatttcagtcaatgaatttgggcaaacagcagagacagcccctcagaactcagatttagaggttgcagggactttcccaggaatagcaacaaccactgaaagtgggagtctttaagacttgtacgccccagaactccttcctgccccaggactggggttgcctttctccactctaaggccaggaagactgtgtcctgcttcttccattgagatgcttttttagttttgtgtttggttttggaacttgtcgtattgtagttcaatctctggaactgcatcagcacctagtggggaaaaacacggaaggagatcaaatcctgcatgtgaaggggacaaaggcagaggaagataatttgcagatggactcagggcaggcaggactttccagcctcagtctccccgttggccgtttaccaagtttggaatctttctgggattcttgtcaatgatctctggattccctttcctgcttgttttgtgtgttgggagaagatgggaggggtaccttaaagggcacacctgagcctggttccatgagcatctatgctgacctaggagccaggatttccagtcttcgtgcatctccttatgcagttcttctgaagcagcagttccctccaggccccaggctctgcgtccgatccatggtagccactgttccctggctggcatctgctggatcagggatgggttctctcttgccaggataatgggaattttttttaaaatttttttattatgttttgttattccccatacagtacatcattagtttttgatgtagtgttccatgattcattgtttgcgtataacacccagtgctccatgcaatacgtgccctccttaatacccagcaccggcctagcccaatcccccaccccctcccctctgaaaccctcagtttgtttcccagagtccataggggaagacttttttaaacaaacccaatttgatgagttttgacacgtgtatatacccatgataatgaacatagtcatcattctcaaaaaattccctgatgcccttacaatccttccctcccccaaccatcccgtcaccaggtaatcactggtctactttctgtctgtctgtgtttgttggtttatttttatgcaagggtgctctttatttttttatttaaatccaattaattaacatataatgtattatttgtttcagaggtagaggccagtgattcatcagtctcatataatacacagtgctcattacatcacgtgccctccttaatgcccagcacccggttaccccatcccccaccacctcccctccagcaaccctcagtttgtttcctatgattaagagcctcttatggcctgtctccctctctctcatcttgttgtatttttcctctcttcccccatgatcctctgttttgtttctttaattccacgtatgcatgagatcatataattgtctttctctgattaatttattttgcttagcgtaatccctccagttccatctacatcattgcaaatggcaagattgtattgttttgatggctgagtagtatgccATTATTCATACCacgtatatatattccattccatatataccacatctttatccattcatctgtcaatggacatctgggctctttccatagtttgctggtgtggacattgctgctataaacattgggatgcaggtgccccttcgggtcactatatttgtatctttgggataaatacctagtagtgcaattgctgggtcatagggaagttctgtttttaactttttgaggaacctccaaattcttctccagaattaggtaccagtttccattcccgccaacagggcaagagggttcccctttctcctcatccttgccaacatctgtcatttcctgacttgttaatgaggtggtatctcattatgattttgatttgtatttcccaagtgatatggaacattttttcatgtgtctgttgtccatttgtatgttttctttggagaatgtctatccgcgtcttctgcccgtttcttgcttggattatttattctttgggtgttgaatttgataagttctttatagattttggatattagccctttatctgattaagacatttgcaaatctcttctcccactccgtcggttgtctcttggttttgtcgactgtttcctttgctgtgcaaaagcttttcatcttgatgaagtcccaatagttcatttttgcccttgtttcccttgctttctgtcactttagGTTAATGTTGCATCCCCTGGAATTTTATATACACGGAAACAGGATGGACAGTATGTCCAGTATGGTTTGTTTTACTCACCCTAATACTGTTCAGATTCACCTTTGTTGTGTGCACCAATAGTTTGTTACTTTCCATtgttgaggaatattccattatatggatatactaaaatttgtttatccattcaccggttgatgaaaatttcagttttgtccagtttgcttttctacattaagctgctatgagcattcatgttcacatctttgtatggacatacgctttcatttctctgggaatggaataCCTAGATCGAATGGGaaacacataactttttaaaaaactgccaaattattttcccaagtggttTTACACTTCTATCAGCAGACAGGGCACGGGATGGGGCCACTTTGCCATCACAAGCGGGAAACTGTGAGACTGGACCCTAGAGCTTCAGGTGGGGAAGCAGCCTCGAGAGATGGGCCTTAGCCAGCCTGACCCGAAGTTCGATGAGTGAGTGagtctagtccttttttttttttttttaagcttttatttgtttatttgagagagaaagagatagaatggggagaggaaagtggaagctgggagagaaaaaacaaagctgagaagaTGGGAGAAGTGGGAAATCTCCAAGGGCAGTCTGCTCACCTTGCAGACACCGGAAAGCGGGCAgccttctgtgctgagcacgacaCAAAATCTGCAGAGAGAACACTGCTTTCGTGGGGATTTAATACTGATAATGAC
This region includes:
- the LOC130543811 gene encoding ral guanine nucleotide dissociation stimulator-like, whose translation is MTARDRAMVVEHWIKVAKACQTLRNYSSLHAILSALQSVSIHRLENTWGKVSRKPLRIFQKLCSKDTAQGRNLLIKERPSNRFATLVMALRGAQKRMQKKGVVPFLGTFLTELVMLDTAMEDYLEVGEPEDCGGGTRIRRFGSRTPLY